A single genomic interval of Lathyrus oleraceus cultivar Zhongwan6 chromosome 7, CAAS_Psat_ZW6_1.0, whole genome shotgun sequence harbors:
- the LOC127104064 gene encoding PLASMODESMATA CALLOSE-BINDING PROTEIN 3-like produces MAAAAFALALLLFSFTAILSSVNWCVCKDGSDAVLQKTLDYACGAEADCNPLHQNALCFQPNTVRAHCSYAVNSYFQKKGQAPGTCDFAGTSTPVASDPSISGCVYPSSASGAGTSTLNHFYYSKNRQPCYALLQNLHSP; encoded by the coding sequence ATGGCTGCTGCTGCTTTTGCTCTTGCCCTACTTCTCTTCTCTTTCACCGCCATTCTTTCAAGTGTTAATTGGTGCGTTTGCAAAGATGGAAGTGACGCAGTCTTGCAGAAAACCTTGGACTATGCTTGTGGAGCGGAAGCTGACTGTAACCCTCTCCATCAAAACGCACTTTGTTTCCAACCAAACACCGTCAGAGCTCACTGCAGCTACGCTGTGAATAGCTACTTCCAGAAGAAGGGCCAAGCACCAGGAACTTGTGACTTTGCAGGAACATCTACACCTGTTGCATCTGACCCAAGTATTAGTGGTTGTGTCTACCCTTCAAGTGCCAGTGGTGCAGGCACTAGCACACTCAACCATTTTTATTACAGTAAGAATAGACAACCATGTTATGCCTTGTTGCAAAACCTACATTCACCATAA
- the LOC127104065 gene encoding uncharacterized protein LOC127104065, translated as MSSPPSPRTTALTVQIAAMRDNFERLLREQGEQLQQRIDELERRPQNSNDDSGDEEERRRKRRQGGDNLRGIKIKVPTFVGKSDPEAYLEWETKLEQIFNCHNYSNLEKVQVASIEFKEYALVWELHNKLQRLTQGSKSVEEYFKEMEVLKIRANVEEDDEAIMARFLHGLNHDISDIVELHHYVEMDKLVHQAIKVEQQLKIKSQERRNSTTFNSQSWKEKTKKEGASSSKEATVENKGKTITSSSSSVSTNKSVKCFKCQGQGHIASQCPTKRTMLMEENEEIVEEEDGDYDEEFEEEIPSGDLLMVRRILGSQIKEKDTSQRENLFHTRCFVQGKVCSLIIDGGSCTNVASTRLVSKLKLETKPHPKPYKLQWLNESVEMLVNKQVEICFKIRKYEDVVLCDVVQMEASHLLLGRPWQFDRKANHDGYSNKYSFMYHDQKINLVPLNPSEEFKELFPKEVPSGLPPIRGIEHHIDLNPGASLPNKPTYRSNPQQTQEIQSKNLDDHCIHLRAVLQVLRYENLYANLEKCVFCTDHVIFLGFIVSSKGVHVDEEKVKAIREWPPPKNVSEVRSFHGLASFYRRFVKDFSTLAAPLNEIVKKDVGFKWGEKQEQAFAALKEKLTQAPILALPNFSKSFEIEYDASNVGIGAVLLQEGHPLAYFSEKLKGAALNYSTYDKELYSLVRALQTWQHYLLPKEFVIHSDHESLKHLKGQGKLNKRHAKWVEFLE; from the exons ATGTCTAGTCCACCTTCACCTAGAACAACAGCTTTAACTGTTCAAATCGCAGCCATGCGTGACAATTttgaaagattgttaagagaaCAAGGTGAACAACTTCAACAAAGAATTGATGAGTTGGAAAGGAGGCCCCAAAATTCTAATGATGATAGTGGTGATGAGGAGGAAAGAAGACGTAAAAGAAGACAAGGGGGAGATAATTTGAGGGGCATAAAAATTAAAGTTCCAACTTTTGTTGGGAAGAGTGACCCGGAGGCATATCTAGAATGGGAGACTAAACTTGAACAAATTTTTAATTGTCACAATTATTCTAATCTTGAAAAAGTGCAGGTTGCTTCTATTGAGTTTAAGGAGTATGCCTTAGTTTG GGAATTGCACAACAAATTGCAAAGACTCACTCAAGGTTCTAAAAGTGTTGAAGAATATTTCAAGGAGATGGAAGTTCTCAAAATTAGAGCTAATGTAGAGGAGGACGATGAAGCAATTATGGCTAGGTTTCTCCATGGTCTAAATCATGACATTAGTGACATAGTGGAACTTCATCACTATGTTGAAATGGATAAATTGGTACACCAAGCTATCAAAGTGGAACAACAACTCAAAATAAAGAGCCAAGAAAGGAGAAATTCCACCACTTTCAATTCTCAAAGTTGGAAGGAAAAAACAAAGAAGGAGGGTGCTTCATCATCTAAGGAAGCCACGGTTGAAAACAAAGGTAAAACTATTACATCTTCTTCTTCAAGTGTTTCAACTAACAAAAGTGTTAAGTGTTTCAAGTGTCAAGGCCAAGGACATATTGCATCTCAATGTCCAACAAAGAGAACTATGCTTatggaagaaaatgaagaaattGTTGAAGAGGAGGATGGTGATTATGATGAGGAGTTTGAAGAAGAAATACCTAGTGGAGATTTACTCATGGTAAGAAGAATATTGGGAAGCCAAATAAAGGAGAAGGATACAAGTCAAAGAGAAAACCTTTTTCATACAAGATGCTTTGTGCAAGGAAAGGTTTGTTCTTTAATAATTGATGGAGGAAGTTGTACAAATGTTGCAAGCACGCGTCTGGTTTCTAAACTAAAATTGGAAACAAAACCTCACCCTAAGCCTTACAAACTCCAATGGCTTAATGAAAGTGTAGAAATGCTTGTTAATAAACAAGTTGAGATTTGTTTTAAAATTAGAAAATATGAGGATGTAGTGTTGTGTGATGTAGTACAAATGGAAGCTAGTCATTTGTTATTAGGTAGGCCTTGGCAATTTGATAGAAAAGCCAATCATGACGGGTACTCCAATAAGTACTCTTTTATGTATCATGATCAAAAGATCAATCTTGTACCGTTAAATCCTAGTGAG GAATTTAAAGAATTGTTTCCGAAAGAGGTGCCAAGTGGTTTACCACCTATAAGAGGAATTGAACATCATATTGATCTCAATCCAGGAGCATCTTTGCCTAATAAGCCAACATATAGAAGCAATCCACAACAAACTCAAGAGATACAAAG CAAGAACTTAGATGATCATTGCATTCATTTAAGGGCTGTTTTGCAAGTGCTAAGATATGAAAATTTGTATGCCAACCTAGAAAAATGTGTCTTTTGCACCGATCATGTGATTTTCTTAGGTTTCATTGTGAGCTCTAAAGGAGTTCACGTTGATGAGGAAAAGGTGAAAGCCATTCGAGAGTGGCCTCCTCCCAAAAATGTAAGTGAGGTAAGAAGCTTTCATGGTTTGGCTAGTTTTTATAGGAGGTTTGTGAAGGACTTTAGTACCTTGGCAGCACCCCTCAATGAAATTGTTAAAAAGGATGTTGGTTTTAAATGGGGTGAAAAACAAGAGCAAGCCTTTGCTGCCCTAAAGGAAAAGCTCACCCAAGCACCAATTCTTGCATTGCCTAATTTTTCTAAATCTTTTGAAATTGAATATGATGCATCTAATGTGGGAATTGGAGCTGTTTTGTTGCAGGAAGGTCATCCACTTGCTTATTTTAGTGAAAAGCTAAAAGGGGCTGCCCTTAATTATTCTACATATGATAAGGAATTGTATTCCTTGGTGAGAGCTCTACAAACTTGGCAACATTACTTGCTGCCCAAAGAGTTTGTCATTCATAGTGATCACGAATCCTTGAAACATTTGAAGGGACAAGGTAAGTTGAATAAGAGGCATGCCAAGTGGGTTGAGTTTC